The following proteins come from a genomic window of Sphingobium cloacae:
- a CDS encoding class I SAM-dependent methyltransferase encodes MNRLACFGLLLTAALPFAPLAAQHAGHGDHAAHRAADPIGAAVADPNRTPAHVERDRYRHPAETLAFFGVTPQQTVVEYSPGGGWYSEILAPLLRDHGTFYALQPSGRYLEGYKKVLAAKPAVYDRVKLIAYPEEAAQIPPGSVDTVLTFRNVHNMVMAGSEAATFKAFFDMLKPGGTLGVVDHRLPEDRDDAQEKSSGYLKVSTVRRIAQSAGFEYAGASEINANPEDTADWEKGVWTLPPTLSQGETDKDKYLAIGESDRMTLKFRKPAR; translated from the coding sequence ATGAACCGTCTCGCCTGCTTCGGCCTCTTGCTGACAGCCGCCCTGCCCTTCGCGCCGCTCGCCGCGCAACATGCCGGTCATGGCGACCATGCCGCGCATCGGGCGGCCGACCCGATCGGGGCCGCTGTCGCCGATCCCAACCGCACCCCGGCCCATGTGGAGCGCGACCGCTATCGCCATCCCGCCGAAACGCTCGCCTTTTTCGGCGTGACGCCGCAGCAGACGGTGGTGGAATATTCGCCCGGCGGCGGATGGTATAGCGAGATATTGGCGCCGCTGCTGCGCGATCACGGCACTTTCTACGCGCTCCAGCCCAGCGGCCGTTATCTGGAGGGCTATAAAAAGGTTCTGGCCGCAAAACCGGCTGTCTACGACCGGGTCAAGCTGATCGCTTATCCGGAAGAGGCGGCGCAGATCCCCCCTGGCTCGGTCGATACCGTGCTGACCTTCCGCAATGTGCACAATATGGTGATGGCCGGATCGGAAGCGGCGACGTTCAAGGCCTTTTTCGACATGCTGAAGCCCGGCGGCACATTGGGCGTCGTCGATCACCGCCTGCCCGAGGATCGCGACGACGCGCAGGAAAAGAGCAGCGGCTACCTCAAGGTTTCGACCGTCCGCCGCATCGCGCAAAGCGCGGGCTTCGAATATGCAGGCGCATCGGAAATCAACGCCAATCCCGAGGACACCGCCGATTGGGAAAAGGGCGTCTGGACGCTGCCGCCCACGTTGAGCCAGGGCGAAACCGACAAGGACAAATATCTGGCCATCGGTGAAAGCGACCGCATGACGCTCAAATTCCGCAAGCCGGCCCGATAG
- a CDS encoding DMT family transporter, with amino-acid sequence MPASSPAPDNRPHRPLFAIGLRLAAVACLSVMFVTVRLASQHGVHLLEVLFYRQLAAMPLVFAYLAMSGGWQHIRPNRMGIHASRTVVGLVGMALNFGAFILLPPAEATTIGFTMPIFGTIMAALFLHEPTGIHRWGAVLLGFLGVVIMVQPDSGHFPMLGVAVALAGAFNTALVSILLRQLGRTEKAGTIVFWFTALSLPPLGIGMLFFGQAHDLAAWGLLTLIGIAGAAGQILLTAALRWGPLSIVLPMDYSTILWTTLLGWMLWNVWPMDTTWIGAALIIASGLYIAWREHVRARRVTVTPAVQHPG; translated from the coding sequence GTGCCCGCCTCTTCCCCCGCTCCGGACAATCGGCCTCACCGCCCGCTTTTCGCCATCGGCCTGCGGCTGGCGGCGGTGGCGTGCCTGTCCGTCATGTTCGTGACGGTCCGGCTGGCGAGCCAGCATGGCGTGCATCTGCTGGAAGTCCTCTTCTATCGCCAGCTCGCCGCCATGCCGCTGGTGTTCGCCTATCTCGCCATGTCGGGAGGATGGCAGCATATCCGGCCCAACCGGATGGGCATCCATGCCAGCCGGACGGTGGTGGGCCTGGTCGGCATGGCGCTGAATTTCGGCGCGTTCATCCTGCTCCCTCCTGCCGAAGCGACGACGATCGGCTTCACCATGCCGATTTTCGGCACCATCATGGCCGCCCTGTTCCTGCATGAGCCGACCGGCATCCATCGCTGGGGAGCGGTGTTGCTGGGGTTCCTGGGGGTGGTGATCATGGTGCAGCCGGACTCTGGACATTTCCCGATGCTGGGGGTCGCGGTCGCGCTCGCCGGGGCTTTCAATACCGCGCTGGTCAGCATCCTGCTGCGCCAGCTTGGCCGCACCGAGAAGGCCGGCACGATCGTCTTCTGGTTCACCGCGCTGTCGCTGCCGCCGCTGGGAATCGGCATGCTCTTCTTCGGGCAGGCCCATGACCTGGCGGCATGGGGCCTGCTGACGCTCATCGGCATCGCGGGAGCGGCGGGGCAGATCCTGCTGACGGCGGCGCTGCGCTGGGGGCCTCTGTCGATCGTGCTGCCGATGGATTACAGCACGATCCTGTGGACCACCCTGCTCGGCTGGATGCTATGGAACGTCTGGCCGATGGACACGACATGGATCGGCGCGGCGCTCATCATCGCCAGCGGGCTCTATATCGCCTGGCGCGAACATGTCCGCGCCCGGCGCGTGACGGTCACCCCAGCAGTTCAGCATCCAGGCTGA
- a CDS encoding OsmC family protein, whose amino-acid sequence MKINRSGSAVWSGGLKDGKGAISTQSGALSAYPYGFASRFEGVPGSNPEELIGAAHAACFTMALSLILGEAGRTAEKMETTAVVTLEQQEGGFAVTASKLTLRAKIAGLDEAGFQELAAKAKAHCPVSKLLRADISLDAELLG is encoded by the coding sequence ATGAAGATCAATCGCAGCGGATCGGCCGTCTGGAGCGGCGGCCTGAAAGACGGGAAGGGCGCGATCTCCACGCAGAGCGGCGCGCTCAGCGCCTATCCCTATGGTTTCGCGAGTCGCTTCGAAGGCGTGCCCGGCTCCAATCCGGAGGAACTGATCGGCGCTGCCCATGCCGCCTGCTTCACCATGGCGCTGTCGCTGATTCTGGGCGAGGCGGGACGGACCGCCGAGAAGATGGAAACCACCGCCGTCGTGACGCTGGAACAGCAGGAGGGCGGCTTTGCCGTCACCGCCAGCAAACTGACGCTGCGGGCGAAGATAGCGGGCCTGGATGAAGCCGGCTTTCAGGAACTGGCGGCGAAGGCCAAGGCCCATTGCCCGGTGTCGAAACTGCTGCGGGCGGACATCAGCCTGGATGCTGAACTGCTGGGGTGA
- a CDS encoding PRC-barrel domain-containing protein, with translation MADMGVNSSSDLIASDRVEGTAVFDPAGEKLGHISNFMVEKRSGQVRYATLSFGGFLGIGNDHYPLPWSMLNYDTDKGGYVVELSKETLEDAPRHGADDRPDYDETYGRNVFQYYGLIYPW, from the coding sequence ATGGCCGACATGGGAGTGAATAGCAGCAGCGACCTGATCGCGTCCGATCGCGTCGAGGGCACCGCCGTCTTCGATCCGGCCGGCGAGAAGCTGGGCCATATATCGAACTTCATGGTGGAGAAGCGAAGCGGCCAGGTGCGCTATGCCACCCTGTCCTTCGGCGGATTCCTGGGCATCGGCAACGATCATTATCCGCTGCCCTGGTCGATGCTGAACTATGACACGGACAAGGGCGGCTATGTCGTCGAGCTGAGCAAGGAGACGCTGGAGGACGCGCCCCGCCACGGCGCCGACGATCGCCCCGATTATGACGAGACCTACGGGCGCAACGTGTTCCAATATTATGGACTGATCTACCCCTGGTGA
- a CDS encoding RBBP9/YdeN family alpha/beta hydrolase yields the protein MEYFGDARDDRQPVVLTIPGLNNSGPGHWQTLWETSRGDCRRVDLGRWASPNRNAWVTRLDAAIREAEGPVVLAAHSLGCLAVAWWGALQSQAYGWPVAGALLVAPPDCDRMETPQTIGGFGPTPRAPLPFPSILVASRDDPYIFYERAHSIAKNWGSAFMDAGHSGHINAESGLGDWAYGQTLLEGLIDHARDQASAMRQIRPSIHPVHQDAHRVGLCASR from the coding sequence ATGGAATATTTCGGAGATGCCCGTGACGACAGGCAACCCGTCGTCCTCACGATTCCGGGACTGAACAACAGCGGACCGGGCCATTGGCAGACATTGTGGGAAACCAGCCGGGGCGATTGCCGCCGAGTCGATCTGGGACGCTGGGCCAGCCCGAATCGCAACGCCTGGGTCACGCGACTCGACGCGGCGATCCGCGAGGCGGAAGGGCCGGTGGTGCTGGCGGCGCACAGCCTGGGCTGCCTGGCGGTGGCATGGTGGGGCGCGCTCCAGAGCCAGGCCTATGGCTGGCCGGTGGCGGGTGCGCTGCTGGTGGCGCCGCCCGATTGCGACCGGATGGAAACGCCCCAGACCATCGGTGGCTTCGGCCCGACGCCGCGCGCGCCATTGCCTTTCCCCTCCATCCTCGTGGCGAGCCGGGACGACCCCTATATCTTCTACGAACGCGCCCACAGCATCGCGAAGAATTGGGGAAGCGCGTTCATGGATGCGGGCCATAGCGGCCATATCAACGCCGAGTCCGGGCTGGGCGACTGGGCCTATGGCCAGACTCTGCTGGAAGGATTGATCGACCACGCGCGCGATCAGGCCAGCGCCATGCGGCAGATCCGCCCTTCCATCCACCCGGTGCATCAGGACGCCCACCGCGTCGGCCTCTGCGCATCGCGTTAA
- a CDS encoding YezD family protein, with protein sequence MTDIRHAHATATRPDITLSIDKVRGVLEALRFGSITLTVHDGRVVQIDVTEKTRLQA encoded by the coding sequence ATGACAGACATCCGCCACGCCCATGCGACGGCAACGCGCCCCGACATCACGCTCAGCATCGACAAGGTGCGCGGCGTTCTGGAAGCGCTGCGCTTCGGCTCCATCACGCTGACCGTGCATGACGGGCGCGTGGTGCAGATCGACGTGACGGAAAAGACGCGCCTCCAGGCCTGA
- a CDS encoding TonB-dependent receptor, with product MIARFLLLASVAGASLITSHAFAEEAPSAADSAEQASSPRGDVIVVTARRRQETAQEVTLAISVIKGDSIEATGNFNVVKLQQLAPTLQVYTTNPRNTSVNIRGLGVPFGLTSDGFEQGVGIYVDDVYNSRVAAATFDFLDVSQVEVLRGPQGTLYGKNTTAGAINITTNQPTFDFEGRAELTVGNLNYKQAKAAISGPLSDTIAARIAVAATSRRGTLFNTTTDRWINEQDNLGIRGQLLFKPNDDFSLTLSGDFSRQNPECCGTVFVRVGTTQRPITRQYDELVKAINAANPGRNYATPSRNPYDRLTDLDSSLSAGNKIGGVSAKAVWNVGPGTLTSVTAWRFWDWKPENDRDFTGLSVVSKSQNPSQQDQYSQEFRYNYESQKIDFVVGLFGFKQRIDTQGTEQQGADASRWSLSGTQATNPAILQGLTATNTQWLKSTSAALFGQLSWKVTDALTLQPGARLNYDKKSGFYQRVVTNGAGQVISCTPTPTAGTDLAAQCGVYQPQVSAPSDSAWNFTYDFNINYKIARDVLAYATYAKSFKTLGINQNGLPLNADNTVNYDAGTVKPESVNHFEVGLKTQFWDRRATFNLTAFRTEIKNFQATVNGGQFGTVRGYLANADKVRSQGIEADFKVVASDRFTAYANGAYTDAKYKKFTNAPCPPELSGGTFVTGNQTPDAPGQAGNTPSHPGASLSPRACDISGQDLPGVSKWAFSYGAEYNVPVTLLAKEGQVYLGVDGNYRSHWNSNASPSIYTDVKGYALTNFRAGFRGEGFDIFGWVRNAFDVNYIENLQVAPGNTGLIAGQPGDPRTWGGTIKFSF from the coding sequence ATGATTGCGCGTTTCCTGTTGCTCGCCAGCGTGGCGGGCGCCTCACTCATCACGTCCCATGCCTTTGCGGAGGAAGCGCCGTCCGCGGCGGACAGCGCCGAACAGGCATCCAGCCCGCGCGGCGACGTGATCGTCGTCACCGCCCGCCGCCGTCAGGAAACGGCGCAGGAAGTGACGCTGGCGATCTCGGTTATCAAGGGCGACAGCATCGAGGCGACCGGCAATTTCAACGTCGTGAAGCTCCAGCAGCTTGCGCCGACATTGCAGGTCTACACCACCAATCCGCGCAACACCTCGGTCAATATCCGCGGCCTTGGCGTGCCATTCGGCCTCACCAGCGACGGTTTTGAGCAGGGTGTCGGCATCTATGTCGACGATGTCTATAATTCGCGCGTCGCCGCCGCGACCTTCGACTTCCTCGATGTCTCTCAGGTCGAGGTGCTGCGCGGGCCGCAGGGCACGCTTTACGGCAAGAACACCACGGCAGGCGCGATCAACATCACGACCAACCAGCCGACCTTCGATTTCGAGGGGCGCGCCGAACTGACGGTCGGCAACCTCAACTACAAGCAGGCGAAGGCCGCCATCTCCGGCCCCCTGTCGGACACGATCGCCGCCCGCATCGCGGTCGCCGCGACCAGCCGCCGTGGCACTCTGTTCAACACCACGACCGACCGATGGATCAACGAGCAGGACAATCTGGGCATTCGCGGGCAATTGCTGTTCAAACCCAATGACGATTTCAGCCTGACCCTGTCGGGCGATTTCAGCAGGCAGAACCCGGAATGCTGCGGCACCGTGTTCGTACGCGTGGGCACGACGCAGCGTCCGATCACGCGTCAATATGACGAACTGGTCAAAGCCATCAACGCCGCCAATCCCGGACGCAATTATGCGACGCCCAGCCGCAATCCCTATGATCGCCTGACCGACCTCGACAGCAGCCTCAGCGCGGGCAACAAGATCGGCGGCGTGTCGGCCAAGGCGGTCTGGAATGTCGGCCCCGGCACGCTGACATCCGTCACCGCCTGGCGCTTCTGGGACTGGAAGCCGGAGAACGACCGCGATTTCACCGGTTTGTCGGTCGTGTCGAAATCGCAGAATCCGTCACAGCAGGACCAGTATAGCCAGGAATTCCGCTATAATTACGAAAGCCAGAAGATCGACTTCGTGGTCGGCCTGTTCGGCTTCAAGCAGCGGATCGACACGCAGGGCACCGAGCAGCAGGGCGCGGATGCCAGCCGGTGGAGCCTTTCCGGCACGCAGGCCACGAACCCCGCCATTCTGCAAGGCTTGACCGCCACCAACACCCAATGGCTCAAGAGCACCAGCGCCGCGCTGTTCGGCCAGTTGAGCTGGAAGGTGACGGACGCCCTCACCCTCCAGCCGGGCGCGCGGCTCAACTATGACAAGAAATCGGGCTTCTATCAGCGCGTCGTGACCAACGGCGCGGGTCAGGTCATCAGTTGCACCCCGACGCCGACCGCAGGCACGGACCTGGCGGCGCAATGCGGCGTCTACCAGCCGCAGGTCAGCGCGCCGTCCGACAGCGCGTGGAACTTCACCTACGACTTCAACATCAATTACAAGATCGCGCGGGATGTCCTCGCCTATGCGACCTATGCCAAGAGCTTCAAGACGCTGGGCATCAACCAGAATGGCCTGCCGCTCAATGCCGACAATACGGTGAATTACGACGCGGGCACGGTGAAGCCGGAATCGGTCAACCATTTCGAAGTAGGCCTCAAGACCCAGTTCTGGGACCGCCGGGCGACCTTCAACCTCACCGCCTTCCGCACGGAGATCAAGAATTTCCAGGCGACGGTGAACGGCGGCCAGTTCGGCACCGTGCGCGGATATCTCGCCAACGCGGACAAGGTGCGGTCGCAGGGAATCGAGGCGGATTTCAAGGTCGTGGCGAGCGACCGCTTCACCGCATACGCCAATGGCGCCTATACCGACGCCAAGTACAAGAAGTTCACCAACGCCCCCTGCCCGCCCGAACTGTCTGGCGGTACTTTCGTGACGGGCAATCAGACTCCGGATGCTCCCGGTCAGGCGGGCAACACGCCGTCCCATCCCGGCGCATCGCTCAGTCCGCGGGCCTGCGACATTTCGGGACAGGACCTGCCCGGCGTGTCGAAATGGGCTTTCTCCTACGGCGCGGAATATAACGTCCCGGTCACGCTGCTGGCGAAGGAAGGGCAGGTCTATCTGGGCGTCGACGGCAATTACCGTTCGCACTGGAATTCGAACGCCTCGCCTTCGATCTACACCGATGTGAAGGGCTATGCGCTGACCAACTTCCGCGCCGGTTTCCGGGGCGAGGGGTTCGACATCTTCGGCTGGGTGCGCAACGCTTTCGACGTGAACTATATCGAAAATCTTCAGGTCGCGCCCGGCAACACCGGCCTCATCGCCGGACAGCCCGGCGACCCGAGGACCTGGGGCGGCACGATCAAATTCTCCTTCTGA
- the panB gene encoding 3-methyl-2-oxobutanoate hydroxymethyltransferase, with amino-acid sequence MSTTFTLDTSTSRANPTPAPMKRLTVPAIQRRKFEGKTEEPLVMLTAYTARMAQILDPHCDMLLVGDSLGQVIYGLPSTLPVTLDMMIAHGAAVVRGSYHSVVVVDMPFGAYEASPQQAFAAASRILAETGAAAVKLEGGQAMAETIAFLSQRGIPVMAHIGLTPQAVNALGGYGARGKSQQEHARIMADARAIADAGAFAAVLEGVMEELANAVTHSIDIPVIGIGASAQCDGQVLVIDDMLGMFDRVPRFVKRYENLAETIECAVKNYAADVRSRDFPTEDQVYRPKK; translated from the coding sequence ATGTCCACGACCTTCACGCTCGACACATCGACCAGCCGCGCCAACCCCACACCCGCGCCGATGAAGCGCCTGACCGTGCCCGCCATCCAGCGGCGCAAGTTCGAGGGGAAGACCGAAGAGCCGCTGGTCATGCTGACCGCTTATACCGCGCGGATGGCCCAGATCCTCGACCCGCATTGCGACATGCTGCTGGTGGGCGATTCGCTGGGGCAGGTGATCTACGGCCTGCCATCCACCCTGCCCGTCACGCTCGACATGATGATCGCCCATGGCGCGGCGGTGGTGCGGGGCAGCTATCACAGCGTCGTCGTGGTCGACATGCCTTTCGGCGCCTATGAAGCCTCGCCGCAGCAGGCCTTCGCCGCCGCCAGCCGCATCCTCGCCGAAACGGGCGCCGCCGCCGTCAAGCTGGAAGGCGGGCAGGCCATGGCCGAGACCATCGCATTCCTCAGCCAGCGGGGCATTCCCGTCATGGCGCATATCGGCCTCACCCCGCAGGCGGTGAACGCGCTGGGCGGCTATGGCGCGCGCGGCAAGAGCCAGCAGGAACATGCCAGGATCATGGCCGACGCGCGCGCCATCGCGGACGCGGGCGCCTTCGCCGCGGTGCTGGAAGGGGTGATGGAGGAACTGGCCAACGCCGTCACCCACAGCATCGACATCCCCGTCATCGGCATCGGCGCTTCGGCGCAATGCGACGGGCAGGTGCTGGTGATCGACGACATGCTGGGCATGTTCGACCGGGTGCCGCGCTTCGTGAAACGCTATGAAAATCTCGCCGAAACGATCGAGTGCGCGGTGAAGAATTATGCCGCCGACGTGCGATCCCGCGACTTTCCGACCGAAGATCAGGTCTATCGGCCCAAAAAGTGA
- a CDS encoding tetratricopeptide repeat protein: MALTPQNSEAFMREVDEAVRQDQLLTFWQRFGRWIVVAVVVGLAAFGGWLYWQHHSKTQSEAVSEKMDGVLSTAMGGGAPDAKELDALAQASQPGYRASAQLIKAGTAARKGDSKAAIALYQAMAQDQSLDQPYRDLALIRQTTLEFESLKPQQVVDRLKPLAVEGAPWFGSAGEMVAIAYMKMDKRDLAGPLFAAMAKDRNVPQSIRSRARQMAGLLGVDAVETPAEGTEG; this comes from the coding sequence GTGGCCCTGACGCCGCAAAATAGCGAAGCCTTCATGCGCGAGGTGGACGAGGCCGTCCGTCAGGACCAGCTCTTGACCTTCTGGCAGCGGTTCGGGCGCTGGATCGTGGTGGCGGTGGTCGTGGGCCTCGCCGCCTTCGGGGGTTGGCTCTACTGGCAGCATCACAGCAAGACCCAATCCGAAGCCGTGTCCGAAAAGATGGACGGCGTGCTGAGCACCGCCATGGGCGGCGGCGCGCCGGACGCCAAGGAACTGGACGCGCTGGCGCAGGCGAGCCAGCCGGGCTATCGCGCCTCCGCGCAACTCATCAAGGCAGGCACGGCCGCCCGCAAAGGCGATTCCAAGGCCGCCATCGCGCTTTATCAGGCGATGGCGCAGGACCAGTCGCTCGACCAGCCCTATCGCGACCTGGCGCTGATCCGGCAGACCACGCTGGAATTTGAAAGCCTCAAGCCCCAGCAGGTCGTCGACCGGCTGAAGCCGCTGGCGGTCGAAGGCGCGCCATGGTTCGGCAGCGCCGGGGAAATGGTCGCCATCGCCTATATGAAGATGGACAAGCGCGATCTGGCCGGGCCGCTGTTCGCCGCCATGGCGAAGGACCGGAACGTGCCGCAGTCCATCCGTTCACGCGCGCGACAGATGGCCGGGCTATTGGGGGTCGACGCGGTCGAAACGCCGGCCGAAGGCACCGAAGGATAA
- a CDS encoding outer membrane protein assembly factor BamB family protein, whose protein sequence is MQDMSKFSAVGRALTVAAMMAMVASCGIVGGKKGGPKTPVVGKRTSILTAEQGVEVDPALADVPVALPEPYANDQWSQPGGGPSKTMGHLALGASPRQIWSASIEGSTPKARLAAAPVIVGGKLYVIDAGAHVIAYDANSGAKLWQTSLPSESKGNARALFGGGVSVVDNRVFASTGVGDVAALDANNGSILWKKRPGGPLRGAPTLANGHAYVMGQDNQVFALNQSDGEVQWTDSGTLQVTGVFGVAAPAAAQGTVIAGYSSGELTAYRYENGRSLWGDALSRTSISTAVASLTDIDADPVIDRGRVFAIGQAGRMASYELVTGQRLWEINIGGISTPWVVGEWVFVVTSDAKLLCVARATGKIRWISQLRRWQKEKKKDKAIRWTGPVLAGNRLILVSTRGDLVYADPATGAVQADVEMGKRMSLSPVVANNTLYILADDGKLTALR, encoded by the coding sequence ATGCAGGACATGAGCAAATTTTCAGCCGTGGGCCGCGCGCTGACGGTCGCCGCGATGATGGCGATGGTCGCGAGTTGCGGCATCGTCGGCGGCAAGAAGGGTGGACCCAAGACGCCGGTCGTGGGCAAGCGCACGTCGATCCTGACCGCCGAACAGGGCGTGGAGGTCGATCCGGCGCTGGCGGACGTGCCGGTCGCCCTGCCCGAACCCTATGCCAACGACCAGTGGTCGCAGCCGGGCGGCGGGCCGTCCAAGACCATGGGCCATCTGGCGCTGGGCGCTTCGCCCCGGCAGATCTGGTCCGCCTCCATCGAAGGCAGCACGCCCAAGGCGCGCCTTGCCGCCGCGCCGGTGATCGTGGGCGGCAAGCTCTATGTCATCGACGCGGGCGCGCATGTCATCGCCTATGACGCCAATAGCGGCGCGAAACTGTGGCAGACGTCCCTGCCCTCCGAAAGCAAGGGCAACGCGCGCGCCCTGTTCGGCGGCGGCGTCAGCGTGGTGGACAACCGCGTCTTCGCCAGCACGGGCGTCGGCGATGTCGCGGCGCTCGACGCCAATAACGGATCGATCCTGTGGAAGAAGCGCCCCGGCGGCCCGCTGCGCGGCGCGCCGACGCTGGCGAACGGCCATGCCTATGTGATGGGGCAGGACAATCAGGTCTTCGCACTCAACCAGTCGGACGGCGAAGTGCAGTGGACCGACAGCGGCACGTTGCAGGTGACCGGCGTGTTCGGCGTCGCGGCCCCCGCCGCCGCGCAGGGCACGGTGATCGCGGGCTACAGCTCGGGCGAACTCACCGCCTATCGGTATGAGAATGGCCGTTCGCTGTGGGGCGACGCCCTGTCGCGCACCAGCATCTCGACGGCCGTCGCCTCGCTCACCGACATCGATGCCGATCCGGTGATCGACCGGGGCCGGGTGTTCGCCATCGGGCAGGCGGGGCGCATGGCCTCCTATGAACTCGTCACCGGCCAGCGCCTCTGGGAGATCAATATCGGCGGCATTTCGACGCCCTGGGTCGTGGGCGAATGGGTGTTCGTCGTCACCAGCGACGCCAAGCTGCTCTGCGTCGCGCGCGCCACCGGCAAGATCCGCTGGATCAGCCAGCTTCGCCGCTGGCAGAAGGAAAAGAAGAAGGACAAGGCGATCCGCTGGACCGGCCCGGTGCTGGCGGGCAACCGCCTGATCCTGGTATCGACCCGTGGCGACCTGGTCTATGCCGATCCGGCGACCGGCGCGGTACAGGCCGATGTCGAAATGGGCAAGCGCATGTCGCTATCGCCCGTGGTGGCCAACAACACGCTCTATATCCTTGCCGATGACGGCAAGCTGACGGCGCTTCGCTGA
- the der gene encoding ribosome biogenesis GTPase Der, which produces MLPTVAIVGRPNVGKSTLFNRLVGKKLALVDDQPGVTRDRREGQANLLGVDFTIIDTAGYEDEDPQTLPGRMRMQTQAAVESADVALFLIDARAGITPLDEEIGRWLREGDAPVVLVANKAEGKAAEPGVMEAFSLGLGDPIPFSAEHGQGLADLFQALLPHIDREEEEEEGEPDEADLEAAPLKLAIVGRPNAGKSTLINRLLGQNRLLTGPEAGITRDSIAVDWTWTSPDGQDRPVRLIDTAGMRKRAKVQDKLEKLAVSDGLNAVNFAEVVVLLLDATRGLEAQDLRIADKVLEEGRALVIALNKWDTVDNGSALYQGIKQALSDGLAQVRGVPIMTVSAATGKGLDDLIRVAFDTRTAWSQRVSTGILNRWFERALEANPPPAPGGKRIKLRYITQNKTRPPTFVLFGTRLDDLPESYRRYLVNGIRKELGFGAVPVRLTLRSAKNPYASK; this is translated from the coding sequence ATGCTGCCCACTGTTGCCATTGTCGGGCGGCCCAATGTGGGCAAGTCCACCCTTTTCAACCGGCTGGTGGGCAAGAAGCTGGCACTGGTCGACGACCAGCCCGGCGTCACGCGCGACCGGCGCGAGGGGCAGGCGAACCTGCTGGGCGTCGACTTCACCATCATCGACACCGCCGGTTATGAGGATGAAGACCCGCAGACCCTGCCCGGCCGGATGCGGATGCAGACGCAGGCGGCGGTGGAAAGCGCCGATGTCGCGCTGTTCCTGATCGACGCGCGCGCGGGCATCACCCCGCTGGACGAGGAAATCGGGCGCTGGCTGCGCGAAGGCGACGCGCCGGTGGTGCTGGTCGCCAACAAGGCGGAGGGCAAGGCCGCCGAGCCGGGGGTGATGGAAGCCTTCAGCCTGGGCCTGGGCGACCCCATCCCCTTTTCCGCCGAACATGGGCAGGGCCTGGCCGACCTGTTCCAAGCGCTCCTCCCCCATATCGACCGCGAGGAGGAGGAAGAGGAAGGCGAACCGGACGAGGCCGATCTGGAAGCCGCGCCGCTCAAGCTCGCCATCGTGGGCCGTCCCAATGCGGGCAAATCGACGCTCATCAACCGGCTGCTGGGCCAGAACCGGCTGCTGACCGGGCCGGAAGCGGGCATCACGCGCGACAGCATCGCGGTGGACTGGACATGGACCAGCCCGGACGGGCAGGACCGTCCCGTCCGCCTGATCGACACCGCCGGGATGCGCAAGCGCGCCAAGGTGCAGGACAAGCTGGAAAAGCTGGCCGTGTCCGACGGCCTCAACGCCGTCAATTTCGCCGAGGTCGTGGTGCTGCTGCTCGACGCCACGCGGGGGCTGGAGGCGCAGGACCTGCGCATCGCCGACAAGGTGCTGGAGGAAGGGCGCGCGCTCGTCATCGCGCTCAACAAATGGGACACGGTGGACAATGGCTCGGCGCTCTATCAGGGCATCAAGCAGGCGTTGTCCGATGGCCTCGCGCAGGTGCGCGGCGTGCCGATCATGACCGTCTCCGCCGCGACGGGCAAGGGACTGGACGATCTGATCCGCGTCGCCTTCGACACGCGCACGGCCTGGTCGCAGCGCGTATCGACGGGCATACTCAACCGCTGGTTCGAGCGCGCGCTGGAGGCCAACCCGCCCCCCGCGCCGGGCGGCAAGCGGATCAAGCTGCGCTACATCACCCAGAACAAGACCCGGCCGCCGACCTTCGTGCTGTTCGGCACGCGGCTGGACGACCTGCCCGAAAGCTATCGCCGCTATCTGGTGAACGGCATCCGGAAGGAACTGGGTTTCGGCGCGGTGCCGGTGCGGCTGACGCTGCGGAGCGCCAAGAATCCCTATGCCAGCAAATAG
- a CDS encoding sulfurtransferase TusA family protein gives MPANSAVLVNARGMKCPWPALRAARAMRSAGAIIVEADDPVAPGELEALARQQGWAFEAMDGNRFSLRQDRAG, from the coding sequence ATGCCAGCAAATAGCGCGGTCCTGGTGAATGCGCGGGGGATGAAATGCCCCTGGCCCGCGCTGCGCGCCGCCCGTGCGATGCGAAGCGCCGGGGCGATCATCGTCGAAGCCGACGATCCCGTCGCGCCGGGGGAACTGGAGGCGCTGGCCCGGCAGCAGGGATGGGCGTTCGAGGCGATGGACGGCAACCGCTTCTCGCTGCGCCAGGATCGGGCGGGTTAA